The genome window AACGGATGGCACTTTAGGATGCGACGAAGAGCCAGCCATCCTCCCTTCCACGCTCCAAATCTCCGAATGGATTCGATCGCGTAGTGAGAGCATGTAGGCGCGAATCTGCATGAAGGTGGTTTCATCGGGGATATAAACAGCTGATACCCACGGATTAGTCCCATCATGATTTTCGCAATCATCGCTTCACCCTCTTTTCCCATTATGTACGGGTGCCTGCTTGATCACCTTCGCCCTCTTCATGACATGCAAAAGTGATTGCTCGATGGCTTCAAGCGACATGTTCTCCACTCCCGGGCGTGCAATGATC of Brevibacillus choshinensis contains these proteins:
- the yidD gene encoding membrane protein insertion efficiency factor YidD; translation: MIAKIMMGLIRGYQLFISPMKPPSCRFAPTCSHYAIESIRRFGAWKGGWLALRRILKCHPFHPGGFDPVPEQHK